From a region of the Sphaerodactylus townsendi isolate TG3544 linkage group LG09, MPM_Stown_v2.3, whole genome shotgun sequence genome:
- the RNF4 gene encoding E3 ubiquitin-protein ligase RNF4 → MSPTDAKRTGAKRRKNKSLANSVQIKSAGSASSATISFSSPSTSTVASFSPATGSELLVTAEAASIISSESMRKSKVPKKRCGGTVNSRQTRMQSRMAAVEVSSQMEPIDLEESACEEVVDLTCETSEPVVVDLTHNDSVVVVEEHVRQQQNRKLRQHLPDSCVLSSDDDEPRDNDVVLTSTLSRELELMEAGVTGSRRSGTVSCPICMDIYSEIVQSGRLIVSTKCGHVFCSECLRDALRNANSCPTCRKKLGCKQYHPIYI, encoded by the coding sequence ATGAGTCCGACTGATGCCAAACGCACTGGAGCTAAGCGCAGGAAGAACAAAAGTCTAGCTAACAGCGTGCAAATCAAGTCTGCTGGGTCTGCTTCCTCAGCCACCATCTCTTTCTCCTCGCCATCCACTTCCACTGtggcctctttctctcctgccaccGGTAGTGAACTTCTGGTAACTGCTGAAGCTGCCTCCATAATTTCCAGTGAGAGCATGAGAAAGTCTAAAGTCCCCAAAAAGCGTTGCGGAGGAACTGTTAATTCTAGGCAAACGCGCATGCAAAGTCGAATGGCTGCTGTAGAAGTGTCTTCACAAATGGAGCCAATTGACCTTGAAGAAAGTGCTTGTGAAGAAGTAGTAGATCTCACTTGTGAAACTTCAGAACCAGTAGTAGTTGACCTTACACACAATGATTCTGTGGTGGTGGTTGAAGAGCATGTGCGGCAACAGCAGAATCGAAAATTAAGGCAGCATCTTCCTGACAGCTGTGTATTAagtagtgatgatgatgaacCAAGAGACAATGATGTTGTGCTGACTAGTACTTTGTCGAGAGAATTGGAATTGATGGAAGCTGGAGTTACAGGCTCAAGGCGTTCCGGTACTGTGAGCTGCCCAATTTGCATGGATATCTATTCGGAAATTGTACAGAGTGGACGACTCATCGTGTCAACAAAATGCGGTCATGTCTTCTGCAGCGAATGTCTCCGTGATGCTCTAAGGAATGCCAACTCTTGTCCAACATGTAGGAAGAAACTTGGCTGCAAGCAATATCATCCTATATATATATGA
- the YTHDF3 gene encoding YTH domain-containing family protein 3 isoform X2 produces the protein MSATSVDQRPKGQGNKVQNGSIHQKDAVNDDDFEPYLSSQTNQNNSYPPMSDPYMPSYYAPSIGFPYSLGEAAWSTAGDPPMPYLTTYGQMSNGEHHYIPDGVFSQPGALGNTPPFLGQHGFNFFPGNADFSTWGTSGSQGQSTQSSAYSSSYGYPPSSLGRAIADGQAGFGNDTLSKVPGISSIEQGMTGLKIGGDMTVAVTKTVGSALSSTGMTSIAANSVPAVSSSAPKPTSWAAIARKPAKPQPKLKPKGNVGIGGPAVPPPPIKHNMNIGTWDDKGSVVKAPPTQPVLPPQTIIQQPQPLIQPPPMVQSQLPQQQPQPQQQQGPQQQAQPHQLQQQQLQNRWVAPRNRGVGFNQSNGAGNENYGIGVIPVSSSPSGVEVHPVLEKLKAINNYNPKDFDWNLKNGRVFIIKSYSEDDIHRSIKYSIWCSTEHGNKRLDAAYRSLNGKGPLYLLFSVNGSGHFCGVAEMKSVVDYNAYAGVWSQDKWKGKFDVKWIFVKDVPNNQLRHIRLENNDNKPVTNSRDTQEVPLEKAKQVLKIIATFKHTTSIFDDFAHYEKRQEEEEAMRRERNRNKQ, from the exons ATGTCAGCCACCAGCGTCGACCAG AGACCTAAAGGACAAGGAAATAAAG TGCAGAACGGTTCGATTCATCAAAAGGATGCAGTAAATGATGATGATTTTGAGCCATATCTAAGTAGCCAGACAAATCAG AATAATAGCTATCCACCAATGTCAGACCCATACATGCCTAGTTATTATGCACCATCCATTGGATTTCCATACTCTCTGGGTGAAGCAGCTTGGTCTACAGCAGGAGATCCTCCAATGCCATACTTGACAACTTATGGACAGATGAGCAATGGTGAACACCACTACATCCCTGACGGTGTGTTTAGTCAACCTGGGGCTTTAGGAAATACCCCTCCATTCCTTGGTCAACacggatttaatttttttcctgggaatGCAGATTTCTCTACATGGGGGACAAGTGGATCTCAGGGGCAATCAACCCAAAGCTCTGCTTATAGCAGCAGCTATGGCTACCCTCCTAGCTCTCTTGGCAGAGCTATAGCCGATGGACAGGCTGGATTTGGCAATGATACCTTAAGCAAGGTGCCTGGTATTAGCAGCATTGAGCAAGGCATGACTGGACTGAAAATTGGTGGCGATATGACAGTTGCTGTAACAAAAACAGTGGGTTCAGCTCTGAGCAGTACAGGAATGACGAGCATTGCAGCCAACAGTGTGCCTGCAGTTAGCAGTTCAGCACCGAAACCAACCTCTTGGGCTGCCATCGCTAGGAAACCTGCTAAGCCTCAGCCAAAACTTAAGCCTAAAGGTAATGTGGGAATTGGGGGTCCTGCTGTCCCACCCCCCCCTATAAAACACAACATGAATATTGGAACTTGGGATGACAAAGGGTCTGTAGTCaaagctccccccacccaaccAGTACTGCCTCCTCAGACTATAATTCAGCAGCCTCAGCCATTAATTCAGCCCCCACCAATGGTGCAAAGCCAACTGCctcagcagcagccgcagccacAGCAGCAACAAGGACCTCAGCAGCAGGCCCAGCCGCATcagctgcagcaacagcagctgcaaAATCGCTGGGTGGCTCCTCGCAATAGGGGTGTGGGCTTCAATCAGAGCAATGGAGCTGGCAATGAAAACTATGGTATAGGTGTTATACCAGTTAGCTCTTCACCTTCTGGTGTAGAAGTGCACCCAGTACTGGAGAAACTAAAGGCCATAAATAATTATAATCCCAAAGACTTTGACTGGAACCTGAAGAATGGTCGTGTGTTTATAATCAAAAGCTATTCAGAGGACGATATACATCGTTCCATTAAGTATTCTATCTGGTGTAGTACTGAACATGGTAATAAGCGCTTGGATGCCGCGTACCGTTCGCTGAATGGAAAAGGCCCACTCTATTTACTTTTCAGCGTGAATGGCAGTGGACACTTCTGTGGAGTGGCTGAGATGAAGTCTGTGGTGGACTACAACGCATATGCTGGTGTCTGGTCTCAGGATAAATGGAAGGGGAAGTTTGATGTTAAATGGATCTTTGTTAAAGACGTTCCGAACAACCAGCTGCGGCACATTCGTTTGGAAAACAATGACAACAAACCGGTTACCAATTCGAGGGACACTCAAGAAGTACCCCTAGAAAAAGCCAAGCAAGTGCTTAAAATAATTGCTACTTTCAAGCATACCACCTCAATCTTTGATGACTTTGCACATTATGAAAAGcgtcaagaggaggaggaagccatGCGTAGG gagaggaatAGAAACAAACAATAA
- the YTHDF3 gene encoding YTH domain-containing family protein 3 isoform X1 translates to MSATSVDQRPKGQGNKVSVQNGSIHQKDAVNDDDFEPYLSSQTNQNNSYPPMSDPYMPSYYAPSIGFPYSLGEAAWSTAGDPPMPYLTTYGQMSNGEHHYIPDGVFSQPGALGNTPPFLGQHGFNFFPGNADFSTWGTSGSQGQSTQSSAYSSSYGYPPSSLGRAIADGQAGFGNDTLSKVPGISSIEQGMTGLKIGGDMTVAVTKTVGSALSSTGMTSIAANSVPAVSSSAPKPTSWAAIARKPAKPQPKLKPKGNVGIGGPAVPPPPIKHNMNIGTWDDKGSVVKAPPTQPVLPPQTIIQQPQPLIQPPPMVQSQLPQQQPQPQQQQGPQQQAQPHQLQQQQLQNRWVAPRNRGVGFNQSNGAGNENYGIGVIPVSSSPSGVEVHPVLEKLKAINNYNPKDFDWNLKNGRVFIIKSYSEDDIHRSIKYSIWCSTEHGNKRLDAAYRSLNGKGPLYLLFSVNGSGHFCGVAEMKSVVDYNAYAGVWSQDKWKGKFDVKWIFVKDVPNNQLRHIRLENNDNKPVTNSRDTQEVPLEKAKQVLKIIATFKHTTSIFDDFAHYEKRQEEEEAMRRERNRNKQ, encoded by the exons ATGTCAGCCACCAGCGTCGACCAG AGACCTAAAGGACAAGGAAATAAAG TTTCAGTGCAGAACGGTTCGATTCATCAAAAGGATGCAGTAAATGATGATGATTTTGAGCCATATCTAAGTAGCCAGACAAATCAG AATAATAGCTATCCACCAATGTCAGACCCATACATGCCTAGTTATTATGCACCATCCATTGGATTTCCATACTCTCTGGGTGAAGCAGCTTGGTCTACAGCAGGAGATCCTCCAATGCCATACTTGACAACTTATGGACAGATGAGCAATGGTGAACACCACTACATCCCTGACGGTGTGTTTAGTCAACCTGGGGCTTTAGGAAATACCCCTCCATTCCTTGGTCAACacggatttaatttttttcctgggaatGCAGATTTCTCTACATGGGGGACAAGTGGATCTCAGGGGCAATCAACCCAAAGCTCTGCTTATAGCAGCAGCTATGGCTACCCTCCTAGCTCTCTTGGCAGAGCTATAGCCGATGGACAGGCTGGATTTGGCAATGATACCTTAAGCAAGGTGCCTGGTATTAGCAGCATTGAGCAAGGCATGACTGGACTGAAAATTGGTGGCGATATGACAGTTGCTGTAACAAAAACAGTGGGTTCAGCTCTGAGCAGTACAGGAATGACGAGCATTGCAGCCAACAGTGTGCCTGCAGTTAGCAGTTCAGCACCGAAACCAACCTCTTGGGCTGCCATCGCTAGGAAACCTGCTAAGCCTCAGCCAAAACTTAAGCCTAAAGGTAATGTGGGAATTGGGGGTCCTGCTGTCCCACCCCCCCCTATAAAACACAACATGAATATTGGAACTTGGGATGACAAAGGGTCTGTAGTCaaagctccccccacccaaccAGTACTGCCTCCTCAGACTATAATTCAGCAGCCTCAGCCATTAATTCAGCCCCCACCAATGGTGCAAAGCCAACTGCctcagcagcagccgcagccacAGCAGCAACAAGGACCTCAGCAGCAGGCCCAGCCGCATcagctgcagcaacagcagctgcaaAATCGCTGGGTGGCTCCTCGCAATAGGGGTGTGGGCTTCAATCAGAGCAATGGAGCTGGCAATGAAAACTATGGTATAGGTGTTATACCAGTTAGCTCTTCACCTTCTGGTGTAGAAGTGCACCCAGTACTGGAGAAACTAAAGGCCATAAATAATTATAATCCCAAAGACTTTGACTGGAACCTGAAGAATGGTCGTGTGTTTATAATCAAAAGCTATTCAGAGGACGATATACATCGTTCCATTAAGTATTCTATCTGGTGTAGTACTGAACATGGTAATAAGCGCTTGGATGCCGCGTACCGTTCGCTGAATGGAAAAGGCCCACTCTATTTACTTTTCAGCGTGAATGGCAGTGGACACTTCTGTGGAGTGGCTGAGATGAAGTCTGTGGTGGACTACAACGCATATGCTGGTGTCTGGTCTCAGGATAAATGGAAGGGGAAGTTTGATGTTAAATGGATCTTTGTTAAAGACGTTCCGAACAACCAGCTGCGGCACATTCGTTTGGAAAACAATGACAACAAACCGGTTACCAATTCGAGGGACACTCAAGAAGTACCCCTAGAAAAAGCCAAGCAAGTGCTTAAAATAATTGCTACTTTCAAGCATACCACCTCAATCTTTGATGACTTTGCACATTATGAAAAGcgtcaagaggaggaggaagccatGCGTAGG gagaggaatAGAAACAAACAATAA